From one Agathobaculum sp. NTUH-O15-33 genomic stretch:
- a CDS encoding diphosphate--fructose-6-phosphate 1-phosphotransferase, with product MAAFWARYTASKGFWKEQFIDFSTVCESQIQMLPYTPSSAIGSCRRKLTEADYPAILEVLRRQQVGYFIYNGGNDSMDTCEKIARMAKAAGYELLVAGIPKTIDNDLQFTDHCPGYGSAARFIAANTRNLRCEERALPLYPMIVETMGRNAGWLTAAASLAQINGRPCADLIYLPEHPFEEQRFLDDMERSLSRSRAVIAVVCEGLADADGKPVADTGFVDGFGHSVPGGTAQALARLVLQKLGVQTRYEKWGLVGRASEVRQSMTDRAEAIGAGRHAVKTLAAGASGCMVTITRLSSTPYQCGFGLAPLGDVANQEKKFPLSWINKARNGICGGFAEYCLPLLGEGFTPYADLGIERFG from the coding sequence TTGGCCGCGTTCTGGGCGCGGTACACGGCATCGAAGGGGTTCTGGAAGGAGCAATTTATCGACTTCTCCACCGTATGTGAATCACAGATTCAAATGCTGCCGTACACGCCCTCCTCCGCCATCGGCTCGTGCAGACGCAAGCTGACCGAAGCGGATTATCCCGCCATACTTGAGGTGCTGCGCAGGCAACAAGTCGGCTATTTTATTTATAACGGCGGCAATGACTCGATGGACACCTGCGAAAAGATCGCGCGTATGGCGAAAGCGGCGGGCTATGAGCTGCTGGTAGCCGGGATTCCCAAGACGATCGATAACGATTTGCAATTTACCGATCACTGCCCGGGCTACGGCAGCGCGGCGCGTTTTATAGCCGCCAACACGAGAAACCTGCGGTGCGAGGAACGCGCGCTGCCGCTTTACCCGATGATTGTGGAGACCATGGGCAGAAACGCCGGTTGGCTGACCGCCGCGGCAAGCCTCGCGCAGATCAACGGCAGGCCGTGCGCGGACCTGATCTATCTGCCCGAGCATCCGTTTGAAGAGCAGCGCTTTTTGGACGATATGGAAAGGAGCCTGTCCCGGTCGCGCGCGGTGATCGCGGTGGTTTGCGAAGGGCTGGCTGATGCAGACGGTAAACCCGTGGCCGATACCGGCTTTGTGGACGGCTTTGGGCATTCCGTGCCGGGCGGTACGGCGCAGGCGCTGGCGCGGCTGGTGCTGCAAAAACTGGGCGTGCAGACCCGCTATGAAAAATGGGGACTGGTGGGCCGCGCATCCGAGGTGCGGCAGTCCATGACCGACCGCGCCGAAGCAATCGGCGCGGGACGGCACGCGGTTAAAACATTGGCCGCAGGCGCCTCGGGCTGCATGGTCACGATCACGCGGCTATCCAGCACGCCCTATCAGTGCGGCTTTGGCTTGGCGCCGCTTGGGGACGTGGCCAATCAGGAAAAGAAGTTCCCGCTTTCGTGGATCAACAAGGCGCGCAACGGTATCTGCGGCGGATTTGCAGAGTATTGTCTGCCGCTGCTGGGCGAAGGCTTTACCCCATACGCGGATCTGGGGATTGAACGGTTCGGATAA